Genomic segment of Arachis stenosperma cultivar V10309 chromosome 4, arast.V10309.gnm1.PFL2, whole genome shotgun sequence:
AAGGGGATTCTCTTCTTCGATCGCGATTTCAGCCACTCTAAGAGCTTCTTCATTGCACCACTGTTCTCCTCTTCTTGGATCGcgatttcttttcttttcggcAGAGGGGTTCCACTGCATGCACCTTACTCATcgctttcttctctttttcgcGCTTCCCTCTCCTCTGCTTCAACTACGCACTTCACAAAAACTCTTCTTAGCGCCGTTTAATTTCGGTTCTTGTTATCTTAGGATTTTGattatattttaagaaaaattgcTGCTTATTAATTTATCTACAAACTCGAATGATGAggtttgtatttatttatttcgtatgttaattttttattcctgatttaatttcaaattttttattatctattttttattcttaatttgattttaaacttttaattatCCATATTTTAAGTTATTCCAAACATATTAGAAAGGTCAATTGCTCTGAGTGAGAGCAGATTCTAATTCTTTTAAGGTGCATTTCTTCATATCCATACTTGTAGTATAATTTTTgctatgcttttaaaaattttgaaaacatcaTTGTATTTCACCACATTTAGTTGTTACTACACTGCATTTTTCTTAGTTGAAGTTCTGAATTCCCGTTTTAATTCATAGAATTCTAAATTATTTGAAGTAGCAATATCTTTTTGTTGGGCTGGATTGATAGGATAAATGACTTGCTGGATCgtgttaaaaagatttttaaggaGTTGGATGAGTTTCTTAAAGGAGTAATTGAAGAGCACGAAGAAGATCATAATAATGGAAAAAAGGGGAGGACATAGTTGGCGTGTTGCTTGAGCTGAACAAGCAGGGTAACTTGTCCATAGATATCACCAATGATCATATCAAAGCTATTTCCATGGTAAGTGACTCATTctttataacaaaaattttaagatGAGTGAATAAGAATGTTAATATTATTACTTGTCATTCAATGATAATTGCTGAACATGCTTGTAGCAGCATCAGATACAATTGCAGCCACAACAACTTGGATAATGGCAACATTATTGATAATGAATTCAACTATATGGCTTTGGATCTTTATTGAACTTAATGCAATAAAGTCACTAATTAAAAGAAcaataatttcatttttttaatagatttGTTACGTGTTGCAATAAaacttttacattttttttcttttgtaatagttttaattttaattttacatgTGATTAGTACTTTTCTACTCAACATTTTGAGTTATCTGAAATTCTGAGTTATTATTGGTTCAttcataaaaaatgaaaatagcaAATTTTTCATTCATAGTATATAATAAACTTGAGTATAATCAAATTCATTCGACATGATAATCAAACTCAGCACATAACAcgatattataaaaatattattatcttCTATCAAAATCATTGGAACGTATCCTTCTAACGAATTTTCaaatatgtaaattttttttgtttagtttgATGCTATATCAGATAATCAAACTAGTTCCAAATCATCTTACAAAATCTAGTTATAATCAAATACGTCCAAAGTAATAATCAAATTTGAAAATgcaaatcaaattttaaactcATGTTACAATTAGATTATAATCAATaatattaacatattcttcGACTTCCTTCAAATTGATTTTGGAAAGGCATACTTGTTCGATGATTCAATGGTACTTTAATACAATGACAGTATTGATCCACAACCTCTAAATTTATCATTTCGgcatttataaaatatttttttttacttgaaTAGAACTCACAAAAATCAAACACATAgatgaaaaaaatattcaaaaaaacaTAATCACTGGATACCTATCTAAAAATTCAATTATGATCAAATATCAAGAcctaaatcaaaatttaaattcatgTTAATTAAGCACATAAAAAAGTGGAGATTATAACTATTAGAAATGTCATGTAGCATGTAGGTGCATTAGTATGCATTTTGAATCTTGTAGCGACAATTGTTGAACCCGtgtacttctttttttttaaattatagacACATTCACCCACTCACACGAAAGACTTTATAACCACAACACAACTATTGCCGGGATTCAAACATAGTGTGGTTATCTAGGAGGCAACTCAACTAACTTTGGATCATGAGTCTTAGTCAGTTGAAACCGTATCATGTCATTAAGATTTTAAGATGTTGAGCTATTCAATTTGACCTCGAAAACGAATTTAGTGGGCTGATTGGCTCATGTCAATACAAAttgagttaaattttaattcgGCCCTGAAATTTGGTCTGATATTCAGAATGATTTCTACAATTTCGTCGATCccaattagaatttttaaatttgtaattgtGGCTCCGGCTTATTCTTACAATCATCTCCGTCACTAGAATGCTGGTCTTGAGCAATTACATAATACAAGAGACACTATTTAAACGACGACGTATGGCCAAACCTTTTGAAAATTACGTTGTTTCAGTTTTATGTCGGTTAAAACTCTCTTCCTACTAGGACGAAACGACATGGTTTCTAAAGAATTTGGAGGCGAAATCAATACGTCGTCGTTTAAGTAGTGTCTATTGTGTCGTGTAATTGTCTCAGATCAGCATTCCGGTGACGGAGATGATCGCAGAGACAAGTTAGAGTCACAATTACAAATTTAAGAGTTCTAATTGGGGCCGACGAAATTGTGGAAATTATTTTGAGTATCAGATCAAATTTCATGGCCAAATTGAATTTTGACTtgataaaaaaatgataatgaTTACACATGATAAAATATGTAAGTCGTataatcatatttatttttttattgatgtaatattacataattaaatgtatatataaaattattttatattaaaaatacattaaaattaaattcataaaataataatgatagaGTACGTAAAACAAAAAAGTTGGATAaataataattagttaattagaatttagtaaaattattcCATCTTTCGTCCGAATTTAAAAGTAGCAACAAAAGTCGGTATATGAAAAGCCATTTGAATAGATTCATaagttacttttttttttaatttatgaaaagATATAATATTAATGTCTagtacaatttttaaaattaaattgtaattttttaaaaagttattctAGTATTTatgaaaaagttaaaaaaataatttcttttataataaaaaaattttaatcactcttttcttaaaataaatatttttaaaattaaaaaattaaatacaaaataatttatttttaaattacttttaatataaatatttattatttacattatttttttaaaaagaatttaattaaactatttatcCAAACTGAGTCATATATCCAACTCTTCTTTCCCACCATAATTTaaacataaacaaaaaatattctcTTTGTTTACACAAAAATCAGTTATAAACTATAATCaaatattttgtataaatttatatatattattttatatttttaatatttatttttattctaacataacatatttatattaataactaattttactgtaaaattaacataattgatcattgattttaatatattcaAAACACAATAGATTAAAAAATAGTCAATACATAGTTAAGGGGTTGCTGATACTTATAACTAATCCTCcacaaaattttattattttatattttattgtttaatttaattgaaAGTTGACAAAAAACTTAGATGTGTCTCCATATTTATACctagtttattattatttaattatttatataatgtgtaaaataaattatttatttgatttaatataaataaaaaaatatatatttaaaataaaatattattaattttttaaatataatatatttatattatttaaaataattatttaaatattaaaaataataaatatctgatattctattaaattaaagattcatatatttttatttatatagatattttattaattctcTGTCCTCCTTACTTCTTAGTAAAAAAATGAAGCTTCATGTGTGTTTGTCGTATCTTGAGGAGCCACGTGTAGCGTGGGTCCACGTCAACGTGCCGGCAAGGAAGAATCCATGTCAGCAATTAAGCATCATTCATCAAACATTCATACGATACGCTCCACAACAGGCACGCTTccagtttctctctctaaaagtAATCAGTAATCATCATTCATCacatctctctcttctctctctaaatCGGGTTCGGTGCTGCACGTTTACATTCATAACATCCCTAATTCACCGAATTCCGATCGGTCTTCCGAGACCGGCAACAACTTTCCTCTTTCAATTTCCCAATTCTAAGGAAACACTCTGTCTTCAATTTTCTCGAGAAAATTATTTAGGGTTACGCAGGCACGCGCGCGCGCAATcctctagagagagagagagagagaaattcaATAATATAGAATGAGCTTTCAGGATATCGAGGCCGGCCGGCCGTTCGCTTCCCGCCGAGGCCATATCAACGGCAAGCAAGATCCCACGCAGGCGGTGGCTGCCGGAATTTTCCAGATCAACACCGCGGTCTCCACCTTCCAGAGGCTTGTCAACACCCTAGGAACCCCCAAAGACACCCCCGAGCTCCGGGAGAAGCTGTGAGATCACGTTCCCCTCTTTCTCCCTCTTATGTGCCTTGACTgttttggtttgaattttttgtGGTTGTGGTTTGTTTTTTGATTGGATTTGTGTTTTGTATGATGCTTTTGAGATAACAATTGGATCGAGGTTTGCGTTTCTTACGGCGTTATTGACGTTGCAGGCACAAGACAAGGCTGCACATTGGACAATTGGTGAAGGACACGTCAGCGAAGCTTAAACAAGCTAGTGAAATTGATCACCAATCTAATATCAATGTAAGATTTTATCTCAATTGCATGTGCAGAGAAGGTTAATTGTTATGATCCATGGAATTGTTATCATGAGTCTCTCCGGAAATTGTGTTTTTTGTTTCCCAGATTGTTTTGGGGGATGGTTTCACTGCGATTCGTCTTTGAATGAATGTTTTTGCTGGACATGTTGGAGATAGTTTTAGTTATAATTATATGTTAAATGTATTGGTTGATATGACCCTGAGTTCTCTTACATTGACCAGAATAAAATAAGAGAGGCATTTAATGTCTTTATTGTGTGTGTGTTTGCAGGCAAACAAGAAGATAGCAGATGCTAAACTCGCGAAAGATTTTCAGGCCGTGTTGAAAGAATTTCAGAAGGCACAGCGACTTGCGGCAGAGAGGGAAACAGCTTACACCCCATTTGTTCCACAAGCAGCTCCATCCAGGTTACCAGTCAACCATTAGTGGAATCTTACAGCGGAAGACTCTGTTTATTTGTGTGGCTTAATGCTTATGTTGATACGATTTTATATATTGAACTCATTCTTGAAGAAGAATATGTTACTATTGGTGATCAATTTTGCTTGTCTACTGGCTGCCATCGATGCACATAACACTTATTATTTGGGCTTTTCTTTTTTGCAGCTATACACCTAATGAAGCAGATGCTAATTCTGGTAAGACTCCAGAACAGCGTGCCCTTCTTGTGGAATCCAGAAGgtaaatttttgtatattacATGAAACTAAAATACAATTGATAGTGAAAAGCAcattctttttttccttttttcttctgGTGCTGCGGAGGAATTTACATTATAAATGACAAGACTATGTGCGAATTTGATGAAAATCTGTAGACTTTAACATGAATAATGTATATCAGATTACTTCTTAAATGTAACCTATTTGTCATCGGAAATTATGCTATAATCACGTTGATGCTAAAATGcatcttttttctttgttattttccTCTTCCTATCCCTGACCTCTCTCTCTGTGCAAAGAGTTGATGAATCACTGGCAGGTTTCTACTACAAGTTGTAAAATTTGTTGAAAAACTTTTTTGGTGATTTAGTGTTAATAGAAGGCTGCTCCTTTCAAAATGAGTTAATATACATATTAGTTAAAGAAAGTCTGCTAATGCTTTCATCCCCTAAGTAAAAATATGTTGtaagaatttaattatttcGAAATTCTAATCTGTAATTAATTGAAACACTCTGCGTTTTAATGATACATATAATGAATGCCCAAGCTACCAAATGGAAATACTAACTTGTTATAACATGTTTGATTTTAGGGTTGAAGGTATTAGCAAATTCTTTTAGGTTGTGTTTGGAAGGGAAACAGAAACTGAGAGACTAAGACTAAATTAAGTCTTTGTATTGTGTTTGATGTAAAATATGCTGGACTTAGTTATGTCTAAGTATCATGTTTGATTTAAGATAAATATGAAGATTGAGGGGTAGATTCGAAATTTGAAAAGTTTGAGAGTATTTTTTGAAAGAaatattaaagtttcagtcttcAGTGCCAGAAATTTAATCTTCTTTGTCTCCAGTTTCTAAAGGTATTGAATGGACTAAAATTTTGTGACCCAATATTGGAATTTTAGTTTTAGTCTTTGACCATCAAATACAATACTGAGTCTCAGTCTCCCAGTTTCAGTTCCAGTCTCTAGAAACAAACACTACCTTAGGAACTAATATTGAATTCCAATTTTCTCATGGACCAAAATGGTATTTTGACATTTTTAGATTTGACATGATGTGATATTTAGTATCTCGGCTATTGCATTATCTTGCTGCAGGCAGGAGGTCTTGTTTTTAGATAATGAGATTGCCTTCAATGAGGCTATCATTGAAGAAAGAGAGCAAGGCATTCAAGAAATTCAGCAGCAAATTGGTGAAGtaaatgaaatttttaaagatcTTGCTGTGCTTGTGCATGAACAGGGAGCTATGATTGGTAACTTTCACTTCTATTCTAATTGAGTACATCTGTCTTAATCCCAAGTTTTTTATTTGTCCAGAACTTCTCATGTGATCTGATGCCaagaatttatatttttttagatgatATTGGGTCCAACATTGAGCATTCCCATGCAGCAACTGCACAAGCAAGATCGCAACTTGCTAAAGCTTCAAAGACTCAAAGATCAAATTCTTCTTTGGTAATATACATTGTGTAATATTTGCTTTAAGATTTCACCTCTCACGTTAGTTTTAGATGTTGGATTTCCTCAATAAATTTATATGGCCGTGGAGTtcatattatataattttagtgATGAAAGATCTTGGCTTTTACAATTGTCATTATACATGGGCTTTGGTTGCATGGTTGGTTTAGTTTGCATAATGCACTACTTTCTGCTGTCCATAATAcgttccccccccccccccccttctctttctttttccttttttattttcttttcctcctATAAACCTTCATGCATATGTCTTAGGTAATCTCatactttgttttgatctttcttTTACAGACATGCTTGCTTTTGGTGATATTTGGAATTGTGCTTCTAATCGTCATCGTTGTTCTGGCTGCTTAGTCAAAGATTATCAGTTCTGTTAACGATCAATGATATAAACTGAGCCATTGAAGTGCAGCTAGGATCTTCCATGCTGATGATCTCTCTGAGGTGATTTCCCCTGATCTTGTCAATGACTGGGATTTCTCTCGTCTGGTTTCAGTTCATAATTTGACACAAGTACATCGTGATTTTGTCTTTGGGGTTTGTGTTGTTGTCTGTGTTGGTTTTAGTGGTTTTATGGATGCATCACAACGTACTTCTCGtctattttctctttttgtttccttaataaaagaaatattaattCTTTTGGGTTTTCCTTTACCTGTAAATGCAGCACCTATTGCTAAAATTTTAGCAATACCTTAATTCAGTGTAACCTTATATATTGAGTCTCTTTTCACAAATTTGGAGCTTAGATTTCTTGTGCTTGGTTTGACTGCTGTATATAAGGAAAATGGATGTATTCCTGAGAGTTTAATTGATAATTGGTGTTTATTTCTCATTAATCTTGATACTTTTGTGCATTGTTAACTGTTAAGGCAAGAAAGAAGTCATAGACAATTGCCATTTATacttttagtattttaattttttttttggcaaCAAAAAGTAACAAAAAAGATAAGTAATAATTAAGTATGGTATGAGGTTTACTCAATAATTCAGAGTGTGTGACATTCTCGgaacataaaaactaaaatgcTCGAATTGCAATTACCTTCGAGGTTTGCTATTGTACAAGCGGTTCATAGACGGCTATGAAAATTATGTGAATAGTCTTTTGTTATACCCAACATTGAAACTAACTTTAGATAACCAATAAGAACTAGTTAAATGGGTTTAAGTTAATGTGTTTTTTAAGCAAGCATTAAAAAGTAATTAAGCTAATTTGTAAGTTTAGGTGGATTGCTAGACAATTCGTCGTTCTGGTCATCTTATAGACTTACAGTATAAACAAGTTTGAGAATTAAACAATTGAAGTCTAgtccaaataataataataaaagtatattttttgtcttctaaaattattgaaaaatttcAAAAGTATTTTTAATGTTTGATTGTTTTAACTTTATCCTTATCGTTTCAAACAGTGGTAATTTTCAATTTGGTTTTTAGATTTCTGTATGTGaatcaaaatagtttttatttgCTAACTTCTCTAAATGATCAAGTTGGcctttgaaattaaattttgtaattttttgttaagtttttATTTCAATTATCGTTAATACCATCTTGGTATGTATTTAAGTGTTGACTTGACATATGAGACATGAACACCACAAGTTTATGTTCAGAATGGTGTT
This window contains:
- the LOC130976032 gene encoding syntaxin-22-like; the encoded protein is MSFQDIEAGRPFASRRGHINGKQDPTQAVAAGIFQINTAVSTFQRLVNTLGTPKDTPELREKLHKTRLHIGQLVKDTSAKLKQASEIDHQSNINANKKIADAKLAKDFQAVLKEFQKAQRLAAERETAYTPFVPQAAPSSYTPNEADANSGKTPEQRALLVESRRQEVLFLDNEIAFNEAIIEEREQGIQEIQQQIGEVNEIFKDLAVLVHEQGAMIDDIGSNIEHSHAATAQARSQLAKASKTQRSNSSLTCLLLVIFGIVLLIVIVVLAA